The following are encoded together in the Streptomyces asoensis genome:
- a CDS encoding DUF47 domain-containing protein, whose translation MRFRLTPRETSFYDMFAASADNIVTGSKLLMELLGADPAGRAEIAERMRAAEHAGDDATHAIFHQLNSSFITPFDREDIYNLASSLDDIMDFMEEAVDLVVLYNVEELPKGVEQQIEVLARAAELTAEAMPNLRTMANLTEYWIEVNRLENQADQIHRKLLAHLFNGKYEAIEVLKLKQIVDVLEEAADAFEHVANTVETIAVKES comes from the coding sequence GTGCGCTTTCGTCTGACCCCCAGGGAGACGAGCTTCTACGACATGTTCGCCGCATCCGCGGACAACATCGTCACGGGCTCGAAACTCCTGATGGAACTGCTCGGGGCGGACCCCGCCGGCCGGGCCGAGATCGCAGAGCGCATGCGGGCCGCGGAACACGCAGGTGACGACGCCACGCACGCGATCTTCCACCAGCTGAACTCCTCGTTCATCACGCCGTTCGACCGTGAGGACATCTACAACCTCGCGTCCTCCCTCGACGACATCATGGACTTCATGGAGGAGGCCGTCGACCTGGTCGTCCTCTACAACGTCGAGGAGCTGCCCAAGGGCGTCGAGCAGCAGATCGAGGTGCTGGCGCGGGCGGCGGAGCTGACCGCCGAGGCCATGCCGAACCTGCGGACCATGGCGAACCTCACCGAGTACTGGATCGAGGTCAACCGGCTCGAGAACCAGGCCGACCAGATCCACCGCAAGCTGCTCGCGCATCTCTTCAACGGCAAGTACGAGGCCATCGAGGTGCTCAAGCTGAAGCAGATCGTGGATGTGCTGGAGGAGGCCGCCGACGCCTTCGAGCACGTGGCCAACACGGTGGAGACCATCGCGGTCAAGGAGTCCTGA
- a CDS encoding metal-sensitive transcriptional regulator: protein MTTTEAGGPAAAPAGPATDPATGPEHAHGAEHTHGPEHAPGTVHGYHKQKDEHLKRLRRIEGQIRGLQRMVDEDTYCIDILTQVSASTKALQSFALQLLEEHLRHCVADAALRGGDEIDAKVEEATKAIGRLLRT from the coding sequence ATGACGACCACAGAGGCCGGCGGGCCCGCGGCCGCCCCGGCCGGTCCCGCGACGGACCCCGCGACCGGCCCGGAGCACGCCCACGGCGCCGAGCACACCCACGGCCCGGAGCACGCTCCCGGCACGGTGCACGGCTACCACAAGCAGAAGGACGAGCACCTCAAGCGTCTGCGCCGCATCGAGGGCCAGATCCGCGGCCTCCAGCGCATGGTCGACGAGGACACGTACTGCATCGACATACTCACCCAGGTGTCCGCCTCCACCAAGGCCCTCCAGTCCTTCGCCCTGCAACTCCTGGAGGAGCACCTGCGCCACTGCGTCGCCGACGCGGCCCTCAGGGGCGGCGACGAGATCGACGCCAAGGTGGAAGAGGCGACGAAGGCCATCGGCCGCCTACTGCGCACCTGA